Proteins from a single region of Sphingopyxis sp. BSN-002:
- a CDS encoding TonB-dependent receptor, whose amino-acid sequence MSKPIRLASLLLISTALVAPATAMAQTDPAPEAPAADPAAEAPADAAAEAPADDELDVSIPGGGEIVVTGRRNANVERTAPQVVSVLGAADIARTGEGNIAGALGRVTGLSVVGNGFVYVRGLGDRYSLALLNGSPLPSPEPLKRVVPLDIFPSGIIASSLVQKSYSANFPGEFGGGVINLTTKAVPRDPFLTIGASIGGNSETTGQLGYTYYGTGSDWTGFGDGGRNLPSAYKAWRASGLRINDPSVNQQAIAGQFVTASNAIVQRNDNMPVNWGANITGGKSWTLGGTEIGLIATAGYTSKWRTRDVTQQTANALDLSSLNTDINRVITDNRVVVNGLIGLSAEFGENKVRWTNLYIRDTIKQARLGAEDRPLSSDANPGVSFMYQDTAWYARQLFNTQFVGEFQPFDDLHVDIRAGYANSQREAPFELSFVYSRSNSPTDPYGQFYTNTLNTGQRPGSATIAFSDLNEDLYSAGIDFTYEITPTVKAVYGYAYSDTDRVTERRDFLFQGNNNIPLGVSLLRPDLLLSQTVICFPPLNPPTNPNCPANPSPTGISLVDSTGSNPTFEATLRNHAGYFQLQADLIDGLNLNIGARYETAVQRVSAVQVYTVNPTLPPDTNLSRNYLLPAATLTYEIQPQMQVRLSASKTIARPQFRELVFQTYYDPDTNRNFQGNPQLVDSQLYNAEGRFEWYFAPEQRLSIGGFYKRIKNPIETYASFDGNSVTTRFANAPEATLYGAEFEVQKHFDLSGWGDGFFATRRAVVIGNYTYSKSELKVGPDDPVKAFPFTGATLASQFFRDGAPLTGQSDHLVNLEFGLEDTEKLSQQTILISYASDRITRRGPSGQPDIFEKPGVQIDFVARQGIPLFGKELELKFEARNILGTKFKEMQQSGDNTVYYNLYKTGTTFSLGGSLKF is encoded by the coding sequence ATGTCCAAGCCGATCCGGCTCGCCAGCCTGTTGTTGATTTCCACGGCGCTCGTCGCGCCCGCCACGGCGATGGCGCAAACGGATCCGGCACCCGAGGCACCTGCCGCCGATCCGGCAGCCGAAGCGCCCGCGGACGCTGCCGCCGAAGCGCCGGCAGATGACGAACTGGACGTGTCGATCCCCGGTGGCGGCGAGATCGTCGTGACCGGCCGTCGCAACGCCAACGTCGAGCGCACGGCCCCCCAGGTCGTCTCGGTTCTCGGTGCCGCCGACATCGCGCGCACCGGTGAAGGCAATATCGCGGGCGCGCTGGGCCGTGTCACTGGCCTCAGCGTCGTCGGCAACGGCTTCGTCTATGTCCGTGGTCTCGGCGACCGCTATTCGCTCGCACTGCTCAACGGCTCGCCGCTTCCCAGCCCCGAACCGCTGAAGCGCGTCGTCCCGCTCGACATTTTCCCCAGCGGCATCATCGCCTCGTCGCTCGTCCAGAAAAGCTACTCGGCCAACTTCCCGGGCGAATTCGGCGGCGGCGTGATCAACCTCACGACCAAGGCGGTGCCGCGCGACCCCTTCCTGACGATCGGCGCCAGCATCGGCGGCAACTCGGAAACGACGGGCCAGCTCGGCTATACCTATTACGGAACCGGCAGCGACTGGACCGGCTTCGGCGACGGCGGCCGCAATCTGCCGTCCGCATACAAGGCGTGGCGCGCCTCGGGCCTGCGCATCAACGATCCCAGCGTCAATCAGCAAGCAATCGCCGGCCAGTTCGTGACGGCGAGCAACGCGATCGTCCAGCGCAACGACAATATGCCGGTCAACTGGGGCGCCAACATCACCGGCGGCAAATCCTGGACGCTCGGCGGCACCGAGATCGGTCTGATCGCGACGGCGGGCTATACGAGCAAATGGCGTACGCGCGACGTGACGCAGCAGACAGCGAATGCGCTCGACCTGTCCTCGCTCAACACCGATATCAACCGCGTGATCACCGATAACCGCGTCGTCGTGAACGGCCTCATCGGTCTCAGCGCCGAATTCGGCGAGAACAAGGTTCGCTGGACCAACCTGTACATCCGCGACACCATCAAGCAGGCGCGCCTCGGCGCCGAAGATCGCCCGCTGAGTTCGGATGCGAACCCCGGCGTCAGCTTCATGTACCAGGACACCGCCTGGTATGCGCGCCAGCTGTTCAACACGCAGTTCGTCGGCGAATTCCAGCCTTTCGACGACCTGCATGTCGACATCCGCGCGGGCTACGCCAATTCGCAGCGCGAGGCGCCGTTCGAGCTGAGCTTCGTCTACAGCCGCTCCAACAGCCCGACCGATCCCTATGGGCAGTTCTACACGAACACCCTGAATACGGGGCAGCGTCCGGGCAGCGCGACGATCGCCTTTTCGGACCTGAACGAGGATCTGTACTCGGCCGGCATCGACTTCACCTATGAAATCACGCCGACGGTGAAAGCGGTCTATGGCTATGCCTATAGCGATACCGACCGCGTTACCGAACGCCGCGACTTCCTGTTCCAGGGGAACAACAATATTCCGCTCGGCGTCTCGCTGCTGCGGCCCGACCTGCTGCTCTCGCAGACGGTGATCTGTTTCCCGCCGCTCAATCCGCCGACCAACCCCAATTGTCCGGCCAACCCCAGCCCGACGGGTATCAGCCTGGTCGACAGCACGGGCTCTAACCCGACGTTCGAGGCGACCCTGCGCAATCATGCGGGCTATTTCCAGCTGCAGGCCGACCTGATCGACGGGCTCAACCTCAACATCGGCGCACGCTATGAAACCGCGGTCCAGCGCGTCAGCGCGGTGCAGGTCTATACCGTCAATCCGACCTTGCCGCCCGATACCAATCTCAGCCGCAACTATCTGCTTCCCGCTGCGACGCTGACATACGAGATCCAGCCGCAGATGCAGGTGCGCCTCAGCGCCTCGAAGACGATCGCACGCCCCCAGTTCCGCGAACTGGTGTTCCAGACCTATTATGATCCCGACACCAACCGGAACTTCCAGGGCAATCCGCAGCTTGTCGACAGCCAGTTGTACAACGCCGAAGGCCGCTTCGAATGGTATTTCGCGCCCGAACAGCGCCTGTCGATCGGCGGCTTCTACAAGCGGATCAAGAATCCGATCGAAACCTATGCCAGCTTCGACGGCAACAGCGTGACGACGCGCTTCGCCAACGCCCCCGAGGCGACGCTGTACGGCGCCGAGTTCGAGGTACAGAAGCATTTCGATCTCAGCGGCTGGGGTGACGGCTTCTTCGCCACGCGCCGCGCGGTGGTCATCGGCAACTACACTTATTCGAAGTCCGAACTGAAGGTTGGCCCTGACGATCCGGTCAAGGCCTTCCCCTTCACCGGCGCGACGCTGGCCAGCCAGTTCTTCCGCGACGGCGCGCCGCTGACCGGCCAGTCGGACCATCTCGTCAACCTCGAGTTCGGTCTCGAGGATACCGAGAAGCTGTCGCAGCAGACGATCCTGATTTCCTATGCGTCGGATCGCATCACGCGGCGCGGGCCTTCGGGCCAGCCGGACATTTTCGAAAAGCCGGGCGTCCAGATCGACTTCGTTGCGCGTCAGGGCATTCCGCTGTTCGGCAAGGAGCTCGAGCTGAAGTTCGAGGCGCGGAATATCCTCGGCACGAAGTTCAAGGAAATGCAGCAGAGCGGCGACAACACCGTCTACTACAACCTGTATAAAACCGGCACGACCTTCTCGCTCGGCGGATCGCTGAAATTCTAG